A genome region from Anopheles stephensi strain Indian chromosome 2, UCI_ANSTEP_V1.0, whole genome shotgun sequence includes the following:
- the LOC118506325 gene encoding lipid droplet-associated hydrolase isoform X2, producing MLCKLFCGAVLCRQNSGNTVSIMQESYPVIAKVPTHILTWGKWIEESLGDQKEIVLCITGNPGLPGFYTKFLSTVYECLNKELPVWVIGQAGHDEADESPYKKPVPPLEGNENIYNLKGQLQHKIEFIRKYVPEDVKIHLIGHSIGAYMALELLKVPDISERVQHCYFLFPTLERMAGSKNGFIVTRLINPMWCVWQWFYRMFNLLPLFVRTWIIYAYYLVDGIPKHYLGTGIKYMNPNVIDKIWFLAMDEMKHVKELDVDTLTKNKQRIKLYYGTKDGWVPVKYYHELKQRIPDIDAELCTRKYEHAFVLRSAAQMGFSVGEWILKYRA from the exons ATGCTTTGTAAACTTTTTTGCGGCGCA GTGTTGTGTAGGCAAAATAGTGGTAACACAGTTAGTATCATGCAAGAGTCATACCCGGTAATTGCTAAAGTTCCGACTCACATACTCACCTGGGGTAAGTGGATCGAAGAATCGCTTGGCGATCAGAAGGAAATCGTGCTATGCATTACCGGCAATCCCGGACTGCCTGGGTTTTACACGAAGTTCCTCTCCACTGTGTACGAGTGTTTGAATAAAGAGCTCCCGGTGTGGGTAATAG GGCAAGCGGGACATGATGAAGCGGACGAAAGCCCCTACAAAAAGCCAGTTCCACCGTTGGAAGGGAACGAAAATATATACAACCTGAAAGGGCAGCTGCAGCATAAAATAGAATTCATACGCAAGTACGTCCCTGAGGACGTAAAGATCCATCTGATCGGTCACTCGATCGGAGCGTACATGGCACTGGAACTGCTGAAAGTTCCCGACATCAGCGAACGCGTTCAGCACTGCTACTTTCTGTTTCCCACCCTGGAACGGATGGCCGGTTCAAAGAATGGGTTCATCGTGACCAGGCTCATCAACCCGATGTGGTGCGTGTGGCAATGGTTCTACCGCATGTTCAACCTGTTGCCTCTGTTTGTTCGCACGTGGATTATATACGCGTACTATCTGGTGGATGGCATCCCTAAGCATTACCTTGGCACGGGGATAAAGTACATGAACCCGAACGTCATCGATAAAATATGGTTTCTCGCGATGGATGAGATGAAACACGTGAAGGAGCTGGATGTAGATACACTTACGAAAAATAAGCAGCGTATTAAGCTGTACTATGGAACCAAAGACGGATGGGTACCGGTGAAGTACTACCACGAACTAAAGCAACGCATCCCAGACATTGACGCTGAGCTTTGCACCAGGAAGTACGAGCATGCATTCGTGTTACGTTCTGCGGCCCAGATGGGGTTCTCCGTTGGTGAGTGGATCTTAAAGTACCGTGCGTAA
- the LOC118506325 gene encoding lipid droplet-associated hydrolase isoform X1: MLCKLFCGAAKRARLITSPARLTFVLCRQNSGNTVSIMQESYPVIAKVPTHILTWGKWIEESLGDQKEIVLCITGNPGLPGFYTKFLSTVYECLNKELPVWVIGQAGHDEADESPYKKPVPPLEGNENIYNLKGQLQHKIEFIRKYVPEDVKIHLIGHSIGAYMALELLKVPDISERVQHCYFLFPTLERMAGSKNGFIVTRLINPMWCVWQWFYRMFNLLPLFVRTWIIYAYYLVDGIPKHYLGTGIKYMNPNVIDKIWFLAMDEMKHVKELDVDTLTKNKQRIKLYYGTKDGWVPVKYYHELKQRIPDIDAELCTRKYEHAFVLRSAAQMGFSVGEWILKYRA, encoded by the exons ATGCTTTGTAAACTTTTTTGCGGCGCAGCAAAAAGAGCTCGTCTCATTACTTCTCCCGCTCGGTTGACCTTTGTGTTGTGTAGGCAAAATAGTGGTAACACAGTTAGTATCATGCAAGAGTCATACCCGGTAATTGCTAAAGTTCCGACTCACATACTCACCTGGGGTAAGTGGATCGAAGAATCGCTTGGCGATCAGAAGGAAATCGTGCTATGCATTACCGGCAATCCCGGACTGCCTGGGTTTTACACGAAGTTCCTCTCCACTGTGTACGAGTGTTTGAATAAAGAGCTCCCGGTGTGGGTAATAG GGCAAGCGGGACATGATGAAGCGGACGAAAGCCCCTACAAAAAGCCAGTTCCACCGTTGGAAGGGAACGAAAATATATACAACCTGAAAGGGCAGCTGCAGCATAAAATAGAATTCATACGCAAGTACGTCCCTGAGGACGTAAAGATCCATCTGATCGGTCACTCGATCGGAGCGTACATGGCACTGGAACTGCTGAAAGTTCCCGACATCAGCGAACGCGTTCAGCACTGCTACTTTCTGTTTCCCACCCTGGAACGGATGGCCGGTTCAAAGAATGGGTTCATCGTGACCAGGCTCATCAACCCGATGTGGTGCGTGTGGCAATGGTTCTACCGCATGTTCAACCTGTTGCCTCTGTTTGTTCGCACGTGGATTATATACGCGTACTATCTGGTGGATGGCATCCCTAAGCATTACCTTGGCACGGGGATAAAGTACATGAACCCGAACGTCATCGATAAAATATGGTTTCTCGCGATGGATGAGATGAAACACGTGAAGGAGCTGGATGTAGATACACTTACGAAAAATAAGCAGCGTATTAAGCTGTACTATGGAACCAAAGACGGATGGGTACCGGTGAAGTACTACCACGAACTAAAGCAACGCATCCCAGACATTGACGCTGAGCTTTGCACCAGGAAGTACGAGCATGCATTCGTGTTACGTTCTGCGGCCCAGATGGGGTTCTCCGTTGGTGAGTGGATCTTAAAGTACCGTGCGTAA